From the Musa acuminata AAA Group cultivar baxijiao chromosome BXJ3-7, Cavendish_Baxijiao_AAA, whole genome shotgun sequence genome, one window contains:
- the LOC135642192 gene encoding NAC domain-containing protein 43-like: protein MSVNGRPRVPPGFRFHPTEEELLCYYLRKKVTSEEIELDVIRDVDLNKLEPWDIQEKCGVNGAAQQSEWYFFSHKDRKYPTGTRTNRATAAGFWKATGRDKVIYSNARRIGMRKTLVFYKGRAPRGQKLDWIMHEYRLDDHSHLIPRSDMCAAVSMGEATNQEDGWVVCRVFKQKNYHHHKAIDDSKSSVKTQLLRPGGGDDALDQILQYMSRSYTRESQGTSDNAADRASNLRPIETVFGCGLQEMFMKLPPLDSPTTLGSPPRNLPPDRSSDDHASHRSPAAIHAGVGDWAAFDQLLASQLGGPRHPSPSSATPHADDYRHGGDGDLWSLTAAASPLFDRISPVSL from the exons ATGTCGGTGAATGGGCGGCCCCGTGTGCCTCCGGGCTTCCGCTTTCATCCCACCGAGGAAGAGCTGCTCTGCTACTACCTGAGGAAGAAGGTGACGTCGGAGGAGATCGAACTGGACGTCATCCGCGACGTTGATCTCAACAAGCTGGAGCCGTGGGACATACAAG AGAAGTGCGGGGTTAATGGCGCAGCTCAGCAGAgcgagtggtacttcttcagccaCAAGGACCGCAAGTACCCGACGGGCACGCGCACCAACCGAGCCACGGCGGCCGGATTCTGGAAGGCCACCGGCCGTGACAAGGTGATCTACTCCAACGCCCGACGAATCGGCATGAGGAAGACGCTGGTGTTCTACAAAGGTCGCGCTCCACGCGGCCAGAAGTTGGATTGGATCATGCACGAGTATAGGCTGGATGACCATTCCCACCTCATCCCCCGATCCGAC ATGTGTGCTGCCGTGTCGATGGGAGAAGCGACGAACCAAGAAGATGGGTGGGTGGTCTGCCGAGTGTTCAAGCAGAAGAACTACCACCACCACAAGGCCATCGACGACTCTAAGAGTTCTGTCAAGACCCAGTTGCTGCGCCCGGGCGGCGGCGACGACGCATTGGATCAGATCCTTCAATACATGAGCAGATCATACACGCGAGAAAGCCAAGGGACGAGCGACAACGCTGCCGACAGGGCTAGCAATCTTAGGCCGATCGAGACCGTCTTCGGTTGTGGCCTGCAAGAGATGTTCATGAAGCTTCCGCCTCTCGACAGCCCGACGACCCTCGGATCACCCCCAAGGAACCTCCCTCCTGACCGCTCCTCCGACGACCACGCAAGCCACAGGTCGCCGGCTGCGATCCATGCAGGCGTCGGCGACTGGGCTGCCTTCGAccagctgctcgcctcccagctcgGCGGCCCTCGCCACCCATCTCCCTCGTCCGCAACACCGCACGCTGATGATTACCGACACGGCGGGGACGGCGACCTCTGGAGCCTGACGGCGGCGGCGTCACCGCTGTTTGACCGCATCAGCCCCGTCTCTCTATAG
- the LOC135643671 gene encoding protein LEAD-SENSITIVE 1-like — protein sequence MGVLSNKIEREQLKPGDHIYSWRSAYIYAHHGIYAGDSMVIHFTRAAGQEVGTGTILDQFIFSSSPSNTGTVCERCGDQSRLHGVIISCLDCFLSGGNLYEFRYSVTPAFFISKARGGTCTLAASDPSDVVLHRARYLLDNNGFGMYSIFKNNCEDFAIYSKTGLLVETTFSVGRSGQISSLTAALTAVASSPLRFLTTSPGGLIAVASSMYCIGRVVSDIGIRRDVNKIPVESLVAQLGRGEPETVTATVPAG from the exons ATGGGGGTTTTGTCCAACAAGATCGAAAGGGAGCAGCTGAAGCCCGGGGATCACATCTATTCCTGGCGATCCGCTTACATCTACGCTCATCACG GGATATATGCGGGAGACAGCATGGTCATTCACTTCACAAGGGCAGCAGGCCAAGAAGTTGGAACAGGAACAATATTAGACCAATTTATCTTCAGCTCCTCTCCATCGAATACAGGAACCGTATGTGAAAGGTGTGGTGATCAGAGCAGGCTGCATGGAGTAATCATTTCCTGCCTTGATTGCTTTCTTTCTGGAGGCAATCTCTACGAATTCCGTTACTCGGTCACCCCAGCCTTTTTCATCTCTAAAGCTCGAGGTGGAACCTGCACGCTTGCAGCTTCGGATCCCTCTGATGTTGTCCTCCATCGAGCAAGATATCTCCTTGATAATAATGGGTTTGGAATGTACAGCATATTTAAGAACAACTGCGAGGACTTTGCTATCTATTCCAAAACAGGTTTGCTTGTGGAAACAACATTCAGCGTTGGACGCAGCGGACAGATATCGTCCCTGACCGCCGCACTAACTGCTGTTGCGTCCTCCCCTCTTCGCTTCCTGACAACAAGCCCCGGTGGGTTGATAGCGGTAGCCAGTAGCATGTATTGCATCGGTCGTGTTGTTTCCGATATTGGAATCAGGCGGGATGTCAATAAGATCCCCGTGGAATCCCTGGTTGCACAATTGGGCAGAGGTGAGCCTGAAACAGTCACTGCCACCGTACCTGCCGGCTAG
- the LOC103990500 gene encoding uncharacterized protein LOC103990500, with translation MEDEPPAPPLRLVNFVSEEQLVHAKRTRGERVEDGTAQRDRPLYEILKENKDKKDAEFNERFKHRPPKALDEDETEFLDKLETSRREYEQQVAFEDAQQLRSFHEAVAAQSSIVHELKETTPVTRTEVPKPLPKRNQQARSGNIIIAVKPQAKKARTEVTVPDGFSESSKPPDGRLDAKPPPDVAPSALGGLVSYSDESEEDD, from the exons ATGGAGGATGAACCGCCGGCACCGCCCCTTCGCCTGGTCAATTTCGTCTCCGAGGAGCAG TTGGTTCATGCCAAGAGGACGCGGGGGGAGAGGGTCGAAGATGGCACCGCTCAGCGAGACAGGCCTTTGTACGAG ATCTTGAAAGAAAATAAAGACAAAAAAGATGCAGAGTTCAATGAGAGATTTAAGCACA GACCACCCAAAGCACTGGATGAGGATGAGACAGAATTTCTAGACAAATTGGAGACT TCTAGGAGGGAGTACGAACAACAAGTGGCATTTGAAGACGCCCAACAACTTCGCAGTTTCCAT GAAGCAGTGGCAGCTCAGTCCTCTATTGTTCATGAGCTCAAGGAAACAACACCTGTGACTAGGACTGAG GTACCTAAGCCTCTCCCTAAGAGGAATCAACAAGCACGCTCGGGAAACATAATTATAGCAGTGAAACCACAAGCAAAGAAAGCCAGGACTGAGGTGACCGTCCCTGATGGCTTCTCGGAGAGTAGCAAACCTCCAGATGGGCGACTTGATGCAAAGCCACCACCTGATGTTGCTCCGAGTGCACTTGGGGGTTTGGTCTCCTACAGTGATGAAAGTGAAGAAGACGATTGA
- the LOC135642592 gene encoding protein NSP-INTERACTING KINASE 1-like, with product MRAKKCSTLVFWSAFFLFWAAGTALLSPKGVNFEVQALMGIKASLMDPHSVLENWDQDSVDPCSWTMVTCSPENLVVGLATPSQNLSGTLSPSIGNLTNLKILFLQNNNMSGPIPPEIGKLSKLQTIDLSNNYFSGEIPDSLGNLNNLQYMRLNNNSLSGAFPESLADLPQLAFLDLSYNNLSGTIPKIPARTFNIVGNPLLCPSASEQKCYGMMPMPMSFNINSSQNSPTLMRSKSHKLILVFGSTFGSICLVSLGFGLLLWWKQMRDQHIFFDVNDQHHEEVSLGNLKRFQFRELQIATNNFSSKNILGHGGFGNVYRGQLQDGTLVAIKRLKDGNAAGGEMQFKTEVEMISLAVHRNLLRLLGFCMTATERLLIYPYMSNGSVASRLKAKPTLDWSTRKRIALGAARGLLYLHEQCDPKIIHRDVKAANILLDDYCEAVVGDFGLAKLLDHRDSHVTTAVRGTVGHIAPEYLSTGQSSEKTDVFGFGILLLELITGLRAVEFGKAANQKGAILDWVRKIHQEKCLDMLVDRDLKNNYDRVEVEEIIQVVILCTQYLPGHRPKMSEVVRMLEGDGLAERWEASRRIEAHKLKVPEIFSEQYSDITDDSSLLIDAIELSGPR from the exons ATGAGAGCAAAGAAGTGCAGCACCTTGGTCTTTTGGTCGGCCTTCTTCTTGTTCTGGGCTGCTGGAACAGCTCTGCTCTCCCCAAAAGGTGTCAACTTTGAAG TGCAAGCTTTAATGGGTATAAAGGCCTCTCTCATGGATCCTCACAGTGTTCTTGAGAATTGGGACCAGGACTCTGTTGATCCATGCAGCTGGACTATGGTGACATGCTCACCTGAGAACTTGGTCGTTGGCCT AGCAACTCCAAGCCAGAATCTATCTGGTACACTTTCTCCAAGCATTGGGAACTTGACAAACCTTAAAATTCT GTTCCTGCAGAACAATAACATGTCTGGCCCCATACCACCAGAAATTGGGAAGCTCTCCAAGCTTCAAACAATTGATCTGTCCAACAATTATTTTTCTGGTGAAATCCCTGACTCACTGGGCAATCTGAACAATCTTCAGTACAT GAGGCTTAATAACAACAGCCTTTCTGGAGCATTTCCTGAATCTTTGGCCGATCTTCCACAACTTGCTTTTCT GGACTTGTCTTACAATAATCTGAGTGGCACTATACCTAAGATTCCGGCAAGAACGTTCAA CATTGTCGGAAATCCTTTACTTTGTCCATCAGCTTCGGAGCAAAAATGCTATGGAATGATGCCTATGCCAATGTCCTTCAACATTAACAGTTCTCAGA ATTCTCCAACCCTGATGAGGTCCAAAAGTCACAAACTGATTCTTGTATTTGGATCTACCTTTGGGAGCATCTGTTTAGTTAGTCTTGGCTTTGGACTTCTCCTCTGGTGGAAGCAAATGCGCGACCAACATATCTTCTTCGATGTCAATG ACCAACACCACGAAGAAGTCAGCCTTGGCAATTTAAAGAGGTTTCAGTTCAGAGAGCTTCAGATTGCTACAAATAACTTCAGCAGCAAAAACATACTAGGACATGGTGGCTTTGGAAATGTGTACAGGGGCCAGCTGCAAGATGGAACCTTGGTAGCCATCAAAAGGCTGAAGGATGGAAATGCTGCAGGCGGCGAGATGCAATTCAAAACTGAAGTTGAAATGATAAGCTTGGCAGTGCACCGAAACCTCCTTAGATTGCTGGGGTTTTGCATGACTGCTACGGAGAGGCTTCTCATCTATCCATACATGTCAAATGGAAGTGTTGCCTCCCGACTCAAAG CGAAACCAACATTAGATTGGAGTACCAGAAAACGAATAGCTTTGGGAGCTGCAAGGGGGCTTCTCTACCTGCACGAGCAATGCGACCCCAAGATCATCCACAGAGATGTAAAAGCTGCCAATATACTGCTCGACGACTACTGTGAGGCCGTCGTCGGAGACTTTGGACTAGCAAAGCTCCTAGATCACAGGGATTCACATGTCACTACAGCTGTGCGTGGAACTGTGGGACATATAGCTCCAGAGTATCTATCGACAGGCCAGTCTTCCGAGAAAACAGATGTATTTGGTTTTGGAATCCTCCTCCTCGAACTGATCACTGGTCTGAGAGCTGTAGAATTCGGGAAGGCAGCAAACCAGAAAGGTGCCATTCTCGACTGG GTTAGAAAGATTCACCAAGAGAAGTGCCTGGACATGCTGGTGGACAGGGACCTAAAGAACAACTATGATCGGGTTGAGGTGGAAGAGATCATCCAGGTGGTGATCTTGTGCACCCAGTACCTTCCAGGCCACCGGCCCAAAATGTCTGAGGTGGTTCGCATGCTCGAAGGTGATGGCCTTGCAGAGAGATGGGAGGCCTCTCGGAGGATCGAAGCTCACAAGCTAAAGGTGCCTGAGATCTTCTCCGAACAGTACTCCGACATCACGGACGACTCCTCATTGCTGATCGATGCAATAGAGCTTTCGGGACCAAGGtga